A window of Deltaproteobacteria bacterium genomic DNA:
GCGTTAATTCGCGAATTAGTAGCAGCGATGGATATCCCGGTAATTGAAAAAATTGGTTATGAGGCTGATGATTTGTTGGCTACCTTAACTGACCAGGCTGTGGCAAGTGGCCACCAAGTTATGTTGGTTTCTGGCGATAAAGATTTAATGCAGCTAGTAGCACCGCATGTAACTATGTTCGACCCGCTAAAAAATAAATATTATAACCGTGAAGATGTTATTGAGCGCTTTGGTGTGCCTCCTGAATTAGTAGCAGATCTTTTAGCCCTGGCTGGCGATCCTAGCGATAATATTCCAGGCGTGCCAAAAATCGGTAGCAAAACTGCGGCCAAATTAATTTGTGCTTATGGTGATATCGAGACTATTTATAAAAACTTAAATGAATCATCAAAAAAATTAAGTGCTGCTGAAGTATCGGTGATTGATAATATAGAATCGGCTAGGCTTTCAAAACGTTTAGCTACTCTCGACCATAAAGCCCCAGTGCAGCTAAATATAGATGCCTGGCAATATCAAAATCCTGCTTCGGCAAAATTGCTCCCATTTTTGCAACGTATTGAGGCCTCAGGATTAATCCGTGACCTGGGTTTAGAAGATAGCAACAATCAAATCGTTTTACCTACAAACACACCATATGCCCCTACTGTTGATCAAGATTCTTTGTCTTCAGAATATAATCAAACGATCGATTATAGTAGTTATCGCACGATTTTTAATCTCAATGAGCTTGAGCAATTAATGCAAAAGGCTAAAGCGCATAAGTATTTATCATTTGATTTAGAAACTACTTCTATTAATGCACATCGTGCGGATATTGTCGGCATTGCCTTAGCAGTAGATTCTTTGGCGCCGGTGTATATACCAATTGCACATCGCTATCTTGGTGTACCAAAACAAATTGAACTTTCCCAAGCGCTTGCTTTTTTAAAACCAATTTTATGCGACCCGCAGATTTTAAAGGTCGGACAAAATATAAAATACGATATTAATGTACTCACTCGTGCCGGTATTAAATTACAAGGTATAGGTGATGATAGCATGATTGCCGCTTATGTACTGTCATCAACACGGGTGTCGTATTCTCTAGATGCATTAGCATCAGAAAAACTTGGTCATCAAAATATTCGCTATACCGATATTACCGGCAAAGGCAAGTCTCAGATCGGTTTTGAAGAAGTCGCTATTGAAACCGCAACTACTTATGCTGCTGAAGATGCTGATGTAGCCTTGCGTTTATGTCATATTTTGCGCTCTGAAATAGAAGAGCAACAACTAAATAAACTCTATCGTGAACTTGAATTACCTTTAGTATCCGTACTAGCTAATATGGAACATAACGGTATTCTAGTTGATGCTAATCGACTTGCCACCCTCGGCAGTGAATTAAATGAGCGTATTACTTTACTTGAATCACACGCCTACACGCTTATTGGTGGCAAAATCAATCTTGCTTCACCTAAACAACTGCAAGAGTTATTATTTAATAAGTTAGGTCTTGCTACTGCTCGTAAAACTAAAACAGGTTATTCAACTGATCAAGAAACCTTAGAAGCTTTAGCTAGCGAACATGAAATTCCACGAATTATTCTTGAGCACCGAACCTTGGCAAAACTTAAAAGCACCTATGTTGATTTACTCACTCGCATGATAAATCCTGAAACTGGTCGGGTGCACACGAGTTTTAATCAAACCGGTACTGCGACCGGGCGTTTATCAAGCTCAGATCCTAATCTGCAAAATATACCTATTCGCACTGATGATGGACGTCGTATTCGTGCTGCCTTCATTGCTGATCCTAAACATGTACTTATCTCTGCTGATTATTCACAAATAGAATTACGCGTTATGGCGCATCTTTCAAAAGACACAAACTTCATTAACGCTTACAAAAATGGTGAAGATATTCATCATCGCACCGCTTTTGAAATTATAACTGGTGGTGGCCCCGTTAATGCTGAAGCACGCCGTCGTGCTAAAGCCATTAACTTTGGTATTCTTTATGGTTTATCTGAATTTGGCTTAGCAAAACAATTAGGTATTCCAAGAGGTGAAGCTGCTGCCTATATTAAGCTTTACTTCAGCCGCTATCCAGGTATTCGCGATTATTTTGACACTACGATTCAAACCGCACGTATTAGCGGTTATGTCAGCACCATTGCCGGACGCCGACGCTATTTACCCGAACTGCACAGTCAAAATCGCAATATTCGTCAAGGGGCAGAACGTATCGCTATGAATACTCCTATTCAGGGCAGCGCTGCTGATTTAATAAAAATGGCAATGTTACGCTTATACGACGAGATAAATAAAAATGCCCCAGACATCCGCCTACTATTACAGGTTCATGATGAACTAGTAGTCGAAGCTCCTGAGGCAAAATGCGATCTCGCTGTTGAGCTAGTCAAAGAAGCCATGAGTTTAGTGATGCCGCTAGCTGTACCTTTAACGGTTGATGTAGGTGTAGGTTATGATTGGGCGAGTGCGCATTAATGATAAACAATTACATCAAACGCGCCGTTATTAAAAAGAGAGCCGGTTAGCATGGATACCTGCTGTACCTCCCTCCCCGGTGGCGTCGTGCCGACCGGCTCCCTTTAGTTTATTATCACGGTCTTATTAATGCCAAAATATTACTTTAGCGCCTCGACCGCCATTCCTAAGGATTCTGGCAGTACCACATTTAATAAAAGGCCCATTGTGGCTTTGCTAGTATCGATGAGCATACCCCATTGGTATGCTCCCATCGGCGCAACTACCACCATCTTGTTATCAACAAGATCCATTAAATAATAACGATTAAGCGCCGGAAAACCACTGCGACCTAGTGTATTAGCTAAAAACTGGGTCATTTGATTAAACAAGGCGCAAGCTTTGTGATTACTGTTATAGCCAGCGATTGACTGACCATCGGCAGTCATAAAAATATCGGTAGCCATTAACCCCTCACCAAGTTGCTGTTTCAAATAAGCAACCGCCTGGTTGATTTTATTTATGTCAACCATACTTTCCTCCTTAGTAGTAGGGACTGATGTTTCTGTCCCAAATGTAACCTGTTGACTCTCAGTTGTTTTGCTAACTGCTTTAACTACTGTGCCAAACAGAAGTTGATGTGCATGACTTGCAATTGTTTTTGTCACGGGATCTGACAACACTCTGGTACGTAAAACTGCATCGCCCATTTTGGCGATTTCTCTAAAAGCTGCTTCTCCAACATTTGAATCAATAGCGGCATGAACAATGACACCATCGCTTACTACCACCTCACCTTGGTGCTGTTCACCAATGACACTTATAATTCCTTTAGCTCTAGTTGCTAAATTAAGAACTAATAAATCGCCTAAACCTAAAAAGGCGCCACGCGGCTGAATCGCTATTTTGTCTTTAGTTATGCCACATGGAACAAACGGAAGTTTTTCTTCTTTATCAAGTACTAACATAGAGCGAAGAATTTCGCCTAAATCAAAAGTAAGTGTGCCATGAAACACCTTTGCGTCAGGAATAAACATTGCTTCGCTTTGCGGCCAAGTAAATAAATCAAGTAAAGAGTAGGCATTATATTCAAGTAAATGCTGTCGTAATGCATCTTTGGCCACCAAACCCCAGTCAACGATTACTTCGCCGAAATTGCGTCGCGTGCGTCTAGCTTCGCTATATACCGCTTCGAGATCTTCACTTTTTAAATGTGCATGTTGAACTAAAAAACGTGAAAATGTCATACCCATACTGCCATTAACAATCCACGCAATTTTATTATTAGATAAAAAGATACGTGCTGACTTGGCACCACAACGAACAACAACCTCGCCATTGGCATCGTTTATATGTGCTTCATACAATACTTTTAAAGGTAAAAGACGCCAAATCAGTTGGTTTGCGGCTAAATTATCTACATTATTTTCGCTGCTAATACTTACAGAAGCTGGCAGCCCTAAAAGTTTTTGAATGCTAGTGTGAATACGTCTTTCACGTTTATTGCACTTATCCAGTATTGAAAGCGTTGCTCCCCTAAGTAACAACATAGCCTGCAATGCCTCTTGACCAACTAAATTATCTGACACCGCATCTATGATTTTACCTTCAACACAAAATACATTGCCGTTACGTGATTTATGACTAACCGAAATCGTGCAGGTTTTACCCTCCATTTCAACTAACTGTAAAAAGGTTGTGAGAGTAATGCCCTCAAGATAACCTGTAGCGCCCACTGATAATGTATCAAAAATACTATTTTCTAATAATTCAATATCGATAGGCTTTTCTAAATAACGAGCCGCTCCAAGATTAGTAACACGATTTTCAACATGACTGTTACCAAAAGCCGTCATTACTATAGCCGGAATATGTGGATGTTCGCGATTGAGATACGCTAACAACTCAAAACCATCCATTACCGGCATTTTGATATCGGTAATTACCAAATCTACTGGTCGTGTTTTTAATAATTCAATCGCTTGACGACCATGAGCCGCCAAAGAAATTGAAAATTCTTCGCCGTGCCCGGCTAGCACGCTCTCAAGGTTTTTTACAAACCTTTCTTCATCATCAACAATTAAAATATGATGCATAATTAATCCGCGAACGTTGAGACTTATGCACATCCAATACCAACTGCGGTAATATTGTTAAAATAGATGTAGATTTGAATCAGTTTCGAAAGCGCACCAGTCCATAACATATTGTTTTTACATAACATTAACGGATTCTAGCTTTCGCGGTAATAACGTTATTGTTATTATAATTGTTAATTACATTGAATTTTGCAAGTGGCTCATAATATTTATTATAATTAAAATTAAGTTATTTTTTGCCAAAATAAGTAGCTCAAAATGAGCTACTAGTTCACTTTGCTATAGTTTGAGTTCGAATTATCATCTTGAGAATATTGAATAAGTTTGCGCTTTAAAGTGCTCAAAGAGATGCCTAATATTCTAGCTGCATGAGTATGATTGCCACCACATTGTTTTACTACGGCTAAAATATGTCGGCGTTCTACCTCGCCTAATGACAACATTTTAGCTGGGGTTGTATTTGCTATGCTGTAACTTGGCATTGTTTGACCCCAACCTAACAATTCAGAAGGTCGCAAAGCAGTTTCACCCTGCAGAACTAAAGCACGATCTATGACATTTTTTAATTCACGAACATTACCGGGCCACTGATAGTTCATAAGTTTTTCTACTTCACCTTCAGCAAAACTCACTTCACGTCCGGAACCTAATTCATTTATAAAATGTTTGCATAAAAGCGGAATATCTTGACGACGTTTACGCAATGCTGGCAAATGAATATGTACTACATTCAAACGATAGTATAAATCTTCACGTAATCGACCTTGACTAATTGCTTTTGCTGGATCAGCATTTGTCGCTGCTATAATGCGTACATCAATAGGAATACTTTTTTCACTACCAACGGGGCGAATACATTTATCTTCAATAGCGCATAATATTTTGGGTTGAAGGGAGATTGGCATCAGCCCTATTTCGTCTAAAAATAATGTACCACCATCAGCCATTTCAAAAACACCACGACGTCGCTGACTAGCACCAGTAAAAGCACCTTTGACATAACCAAAAAGTTCAGCCTCAAGTAAACTCTCGGGAATAGCTGCACAATTAGTAGCAATAAAAGCACCCTTACGTTGTTGATCACGATAATGTAGCACTTTAGCCACCACATTTTTTCCGGTACCGGTCTCACCGGTAATAAATATAGGAACCTGTGAAAAAGCTGCACGATCAATAGTAGTATTTATGTCTGCTAAACCAGTTTGAGCGCCAATCAATCGGGTTTCAAGACGTTCATGTTCATTATGATAATTCTGCACTCGATCAACACATTCTAATTCTATTGTACGAAAGGCTCGACGAATTGCATGTGATAAGGCTTCTAATTCTAAGGGCTTGCTTAAATAATCATAAGCTCCAGCCTTAATTGCTAATACGGCATTTTCAAAACTCGGATAAGCAGTAATAAAAATTATCTTAAGGGCGTCATCTTGTTGCAAAAACGGCTGACATAATGAAACACCACTACCATCAGGCAAACGTTGATCAAGTAGTACAATTTTGATGGGATGTTGCTTATATATTTCAAGAGCTTCGCTACGCGAATGCGCAGCGATTGCATACAGTCCTTCATCGGCCAAATAAGTACATGCTGCTTTAGTAAACTTACGATCATCATCAATTAGCAAAATTGTAGTTTTTAATTGTTCATGGTTCACGTGAGACACTCTCTGGCAAATAAATAGTAGCGGTAGTACCTTGTTCGACAACGCTATCAAAAGCAATACTGCCATTCATTTGTGATACCATTTTATGCACTAAAGATAGCCCCAAACCCGTACCACTGCGTTTAGTTGTATAAAATGGTTTAAATAATTGCTGCAATTGCTGATGCGTCATACCACAACCATTATCATGCACAGCAATAGCTATCCAAGATTCTCGGCGTATTGTTTTAATAGTAATAGTAGGCTCAACGCGGTCGCTTACAGCATCAATCGCATTACTAATAAGATTGAGCATTACTTGCTGTAGTGCGCGTGGGTCAGCACAAAGAGATCTAGCATTTGGATCTAGTTCTAAGTTTAATTGAATAAAACGTTTTTGTAAGTCATTTTGTACGAGCTGCTGAAATTCTTCTAAAAATATTGAAACATTAATATCTTCTTCAACAGGGTTTTCAAACATGCTAAACCCTTTAAGAGATTGTAATAGATACTCAACTCGAGAAACCTCTAATGTGATCCAACTTAAGTGTTCACGTATATTTTCTTTTTCATACTCGTCAAGTTTGCGTTGTAATACAGCCAAAGTTGTCTTGATATTATTTACCGGATTACCTAACTCGTGGCGAATTCCACTAAAGACATAGCCAATATTTTCCATAACATTAATTGCACTGGCTACTGATTCAAGCTGGCGTTCTTGAGTTAGATCACGAACAAGGTAAGTATAATATGTTTGATTATTACTTTGCCAAGTTCTACCTAAAAATCGCGCCGGAAATAAACTGCCATCTTGGCGTTGACCCATAATCTCAATACTATCTTCTATAGATTTACTTTTACTAATTGATAATAACTCTTGATTAGTTAAATGATTATCAACATTAGGTATATCGTCAATTTTATCTTTATTAATAGTGACTAGCTGAACTTTATAGTGTTCATGAGTATCACGATAACGCGATGGTAAAAGCGATGGTACACGCATATTTAATGCTTGGCTCGCAAAATAGCCGAATATCGATTGCGCTGCGTGATTCCAGAATATTATGTTATCTTGATTATCAAATGATATTACTGCATCGTGGATTAATTTTATTACCGTGCTAAAATGCTGCTCTTGATGTACAAGTTCTTTATTTTTTTGGGTTATAAGCTCAAAATCAGCTAAGTGAGATAAAATACCGGCGCTAAGTATCGCTATATCTTCAAATATTGTACGTGTTGAATAAGCAATTTCATCACAATTATGCGCAATAATATGCAGTGCCGCAATAATCCGATGTTTATAGGTAATTGGAACCAAGGCGATACCGTCTGATATCTGCTCACTATTTTTTTGGCTCTCTTGAAAGAATAAAGCCTTTGCGGGGCCATAAAATGGTAATTGCTGTAAAACCGTACGACCATAAAGTGAATCGATACTTGGAGAATCAAGAATTTTTTTATGAGAAGCCGGAAGCTCCTGCATACAAGCAATACGAAATCCATGCTGCAAATATGGGACTATAATTGCACCAGCATTCAGTCCGCTTTCATGTAAACATATTTTTAATATGCCATCTAATGCTTGTTCAAAACTCTCTGCCGCGCCGATGGTTTTAATTATCTGTTGGCTTATTGACTCTATCATTTAATATTTACCTTATGATTTTTGATGCTCATATTACAATCGCAAAAAAATAGCATATCAACTTAATAAAATTTCATGTGTATGATGTTGTAGACTTTACAACGTCATTAGTTAACATATGCTTTTTTATAGTGTCTCTATAAAAACAACAATAAAAAATGAAATTATTAAAAAATGATAGAAATACTACAAGAAGATAAGAAGCGATCTAATGATCATTCATAGCAAGCATTATTAGTTTTTTCTGATTTTGCATCATCACTAATTAGGCGAAATATACGACCACCAAAAGTTTCATAGCTCTGCAATTCTCCGCTGAGATCGCCCATTTCGTCATTACTTAGTACAACTTCACCACCTAAACGATTAACCAACGCTGCTAAAAGCAGCACTGTGCCAGCCTGTTGTACTTCGGTGGCACGTGCAAGTTTTTCTTCAAGATCTGCAATTTTCTCTTGAGCAGCCTGTAATTGTTCATCTAATGCTAACATAGTTGCGGGTCCCAATGCGGGAATAGCAGCCATCATGCACTCCTTTTGTAGGCACAATCTATTATACGGAACATGATCTGCATCTGTTAAACTAATAATTTATCCGATTTTTTAAACTCTAGCACTTATACATTTATCTTTATTGAAACTTTTGTGTCACTCAATCAGCAACGGTGGACCACTTTGAACCATATTAAACAGCTCATTATAGTTACCATTGCGAAAAATGCTGATCGCCTCAAAATAATTTCCACGATTAATCGCATTTAAATACTTATATTTTAAACCGTGATACTGTGCCGTTGCCAGAGACATAGTTAAACCTTTGATACCACCACGCCATAAAGCTCCTTTAATAACAGCATCTCGAAAAGCACTAGCAAAAACACGACCAAAACTACTACGTGATTTACGACCTTCAGCAAATGCACGAACCGCCCATAAAAAAGCATAGACTGCCTGCTTTTTACGAAGTTCTTCAGGATGTTGTGCAAAATGATGTTCAATATAAATACCTAATGGTTTAGTAGCGCGCTTCGGTAGAGCTTCATGAACAATCCATGTGGGTTGCCATATCGCTGCATCACGTCGCACCAATCTTGCGCGTGTCTCTTTACGAAATAAGTACCGTTGTGTACCGTGAGTTACCCAATCTCGTCGACGCACACTATAATGAGGTAATTGCAAATTTTGTTGGTGTATAGATTTTAAACATTCGATTGCTTTAGATTCAAGCCACTCATCAGCATCAAGAAAAAATAAATAATCACAATGTGAAAGTTCACGCGCGGCAATTTGACGCGCTACCCCTGGACCATGCCAGTCAGTAATTACACTCCGAACATTGCGCGCCGCGCATAATTCTCTTGAACCATCATTTGACTTAGAATCCACAGCCAATACTTCATCACAAACCGCAACAAGACTATCTAAACAACGCCCTAAAGTAGCGTGACTATTACCATGAATTACAAAACCACCAAGGCGCACGTGCATCATCCTTTCTTAAAAACAAGCCTATTGCGCTAGCCCATGCAAATAGTTACTTATTATTTGCCTAAACTGTAAATGGCATTGCACCTTATCTAACAAATAAGAGGTAGGCATGCATGAATATTCGTTAGTACAATCTTTATTAGAGCGCATAAACGATGAAGCCAAGGCGCATAATGCAATTTCGGTGCATAGTTTAAAAATCTCGGTTGGGGAATTATCTGGTGTTGACCCAGAATTATTTGAAACTGCATATCAAATTGCGCGCGAAGGTACGCTTTGTGCTCAAACCAAACTTGAAATTAAATATAAACCAGCAATTTGGGTATGCAAAGGTTGTAAAACTGAATTATCTAATACTGAATATTTACAATGCCCCAAATGTGGTGAAGCCGCTTTTTTAAAGTCTGGAGCAGATATTATTTTAGAACGTATTGAATTAGAGGTGCCATAAATGTGTGAAGCATGTGGTTGTGGTGACAAAAATGTAGTTCCTATTGAAGTACAAACCAGCCTTTTGGCTACCAATGACAAACAGGCGCAACATAATCGCGAGCACTTTTTAGAACATATGGTATTAGCTCTCAATTTAATGGGCTCACCAGGATCGGGCAAAACCGCTCTACTTGAAGCTACAGCTCGCAATAATCAAGCTAATTTACGTATTGGCGCAGTTAGCGCTGATTTAGCCACTGATAATGACCAAAAACGTTTAGAGGCTAGTGGTATTTTAGCCAAAAGCATTACTACTGGTTCTGCTTGCCATCTTGATGCGGCGCTTGTGCATCATGCTTTACATGATTTTGCTTGGCAGCAATTTGATATTTTCTTTATTGAAAATGTGGGCAATTTAGTGTGCCCGGCAATTTATGATCTCGGGCAAGCTGCTAATGTCGTTACGCTTTCTGTAACCGAAGGCGAAGATAAACCCTATAAATATCCGGTAATGTTTCGCAAAGCTGATTTAGTAGTGTTAACTAAAATTGATTTACTACCGCATGTTGACGTACGTGTTGAAGCAATACAGGAGGCATTAAAAAAAATAATGCCACAACCACGACTAATATGTTTATCCGCACGTACTGGTGAAGGGATGTCTGAGTGGTTGGCGTGGCTTGATAAACAACTCCAGCATAGATTATAGCGGTTTCCTCTTGAATTGTTCTACTGTGACACGACATAC
This region includes:
- the polA gene encoding DNA polymerase I, whose product is MTPRPIIHIIDGSGYVFRAYYAIRPLSTRAGLPTNAVFGFARMLSRLIKDEQPTSLAIAFDTAKKNFRHEIYTEYKANRDAPPEDLVPQFALIRELVAAMDIPVIEKIGYEADDLLATLTDQAVASGHQVMLVSGDKDLMQLVAPHVTMFDPLKNKYYNREDVIERFGVPPELVADLLALAGDPSDNIPGVPKIGSKTAAKLICAYGDIETIYKNLNESSKKLSAAEVSVIDNIESARLSKRLATLDHKAPVQLNIDAWQYQNPASAKLLPFLQRIEASGLIRDLGLEDSNNQIVLPTNTPYAPTVDQDSLSSEYNQTIDYSSYRTIFNLNELEQLMQKAKAHKYLSFDLETTSINAHRADIVGIALAVDSLAPVYIPIAHRYLGVPKQIELSQALAFLKPILCDPQILKVGQNIKYDINVLTRAGIKLQGIGDDSMIAAYVLSSTRVSYSLDALASEKLGHQNIRYTDITGKGKSQIGFEEVAIETATTYAAEDADVALRLCHILRSEIEEQQLNKLYRELELPLVSVLANMEHNGILVDANRLATLGSELNERITLLESHAYTLIGGKINLASPKQLQELLFNKLGLATARKTKTGYSTDQETLEALASEHEIPRIILEHRTLAKLKSTYVDLLTRMINPETGRVHTSFNQTGTATGRLSSSDPNLQNIPIRTDDGRRIRAAFIADPKHVLISADYSQIELRVMAHLSKDTNFINAYKNGEDIHHRTAFEIITGGGPVNAEARRRAKAINFGILYGLSEFGLAKQLGIPRGEAAAYIKLYFSRYPGIRDYFDTTIQTARISGYVSTIAGRRRYLPELHSQNRNIRQGAERIAMNTPIQGSAADLIKMAMLRLYDEINKNAPDIRLLLQVHDELVVEAPEAKCDLAVELVKEAMSLVMPLAVPLTVDVGVGYDWASAH
- a CDS encoding response regulator, with the translated sequence MHHILIVDDEERFVKNLESVLAGHGEEFSISLAAHGRQAIELLKTRPVDLVITDIKMPVMDGFELLAYLNREHPHIPAIVMTAFGNSHVENRVTNLGAARYLEKPIDIELLENSIFDTLSVGATGYLEGITLTTFLQLVEMEGKTCTISVSHKSRNGNVFCVEGKIIDAVSDNLVGQEALQAMLLLRGATLSILDKCNKRERRIHTSIQKLLGLPASVSISSENNVDNLAANQLIWRLLPLKVLYEAHINDANGEVVVRCGAKSARIFLSNNKIAWIVNGSMGMTFSRFLVQHAHLKSEDLEAVYSEARRTRRNFGEVIVDWGLVAKDALRQHLLEYNAYSLLDLFTWPQSEAMFIPDAKVFHGTLTFDLGEILRSMLVLDKEEKLPFVPCGITKDKIAIQPRGAFLGLGDLLVLNLATRAKGIISVIGEQHQGEVVVSDGVIVHAAIDSNVGEAAFREIAKMGDAVLRTRVLSDPVTKTIASHAHQLLFGTVVKAVSKTTESQQVTFGTETSVPTTKEESMVDINKINQAVAYLKQQLGEGLMATDIFMTADGQSIAGYNSNHKACALFNQMTQFLANTLGRSGFPALNRYYLMDLVDNKMVVVAPMGAYQWGMLIDTSKATMGLLLNVVLPESLGMAVEALK
- a CDS encoding glycosyltransferase family 2 protein, which translates into the protein MMHVRLGGFVIHGNSHATLGRCLDSLVAVCDEVLAVDSKSNDGSRELCAARNVRSVITDWHGPGVARQIAARELSHCDYLFFLDADEWLESKAIECLKSIHQQNLQLPHYSVRRRDWVTHGTQRYLFRKETRARLVRRDAAIWQPTWIVHEALPKRATKPLGIYIEHHFAQHPEELRKKQAVYAFLWAVRAFAEGRKSRSSFGRVFASAFRDAVIKGALWRGGIKGLTMSLATAQYHGLKYKYLNAINRGNYFEAISIFRNGNYNELFNMVQSGPPLLIE
- the hypB gene encoding hydrogenase nickel incorporation protein HypB is translated as MCEACGCGDKNVVPIEVQTSLLATNDKQAQHNREHFLEHMVLALNLMGSPGSGKTALLEATARNNQANLRIGAVSADLATDNDQKRLEASGILAKSITTGSACHLDAALVHHALHDFAWQQFDIFFIENVGNLVCPAIYDLGQAANVVTLSVTEGEDKPYKYPVMFRKADLVVLTKIDLLPHVDVRVEAIQEALKKIMPQPRLICLSARTGEGMSEWLAWLDKQLQHRL
- a CDS encoding sigma-54-dependent Fis family transcriptional regulator, with the translated sequence MNHEQLKTTILLIDDDRKFTKAACTYLADEGLYAIAAHSRSEALEIYKQHPIKIVLLDQRLPDGSGVSLCQPFLQQDDALKIIFITAYPSFENAVLAIKAGAYDYLSKPLELEALSHAIRRAFRTIELECVDRVQNYHNEHERLETRLIGAQTGLADINTTIDRAAFSQVPIFITGETGTGKNVVAKVLHYRDQQRKGAFIATNCAAIPESLLEAELFGYVKGAFTGASQRRRGVFEMADGGTLFLDEIGLMPISLQPKILCAIEDKCIRPVGSEKSIPIDVRIIAATNADPAKAISQGRLREDLYYRLNVVHIHLPALRKRRQDIPLLCKHFINELGSGREVSFAEGEVEKLMNYQWPGNVRELKNVIDRALVLQGETALRPSELLGWGQTMPSYSIANTTPAKMLSLGEVERRHILAVVKQCGGNHTHAARILGISLSTLKRKLIQYSQDDNSNSNYSKVN
- the hypA gene encoding hydrogenase maturation nickel metallochaperone HypA is translated as MHEYSLVQSLLERINDEAKAHNAISVHSLKISVGELSGVDPELFETAYQIAREGTLCAQTKLEIKYKPAIWVCKGCKTELSNTEYLQCPKCGEAAFLKSGADIILERIELEVP
- a CDS encoding PAS domain S-box protein; amino-acid sequence: MIESISQQIIKTIGAAESFEQALDGILKICLHESGLNAGAIIVPYLQHGFRIACMQELPASHKKILDSPSIDSLYGRTVLQQLPFYGPAKALFFQESQKNSEQISDGIALVPITYKHRIIAALHIIAHNCDEIAYSTRTIFEDIAILSAGILSHLADFELITQKNKELVHQEQHFSTVIKLIHDAVISFDNQDNIIFWNHAAQSIFGYFASQALNMRVPSLLPSRYRDTHEHYKVQLVTINKDKIDDIPNVDNHLTNQELLSISKSKSIEDSIEIMGQRQDGSLFPARFLGRTWQSNNQTYYTYLVRDLTQERQLESVASAINVMENIGYVFSGIRHELGNPVNNIKTTLAVLQRKLDEYEKENIREHLSWITLEVSRVEYLLQSLKGFSMFENPVEEDINVSIFLEEFQQLVQNDLQKRFIQLNLELDPNARSLCADPRALQQVMLNLISNAIDAVSDRVEPTITIKTIRRESWIAIAVHDNGCGMTHQQLQQLFKPFYTTKRSGTGLGLSLVHKMVSQMNGSIAFDSVVEQGTTATIYLPESVSREP